A genome region from Sphingobacteriales bacterium includes the following:
- a CDS encoding T9SS type A sorting domain-containing protein produces the protein MVIDHGTSGQNALIVASELGVWYYDPAAQNWSPQTEELGIGPVVRIRQESMARCNAGYLADLQLKCKVIYIGTHGRGMYRSTSLANPFCTQAAGSCVFDLPSFNPTTGIEEDTQSVAAIQLFPNPVRDMATLKFTLQENNRVRVNIYDINGKLVQQVSNAMTAAGTHQVEIPASHLSAGNYFVQLQTDNSASTLKMTVVR, from the coding sequence GTGGTGATAGATCACGGAACTTCAGGGCAAAATGCACTCATCGTGGCTTCGGAATTGGGAGTGTGGTACTACGACCCTGCTGCTCAAAACTGGTCGCCGCAAACCGAAGAACTCGGTATCGGTCCGGTGGTGCGGATACGTCAGGAAAGTATGGCTCGTTGCAATGCGGGCTACCTCGCCGACTTACAGTTGAAATGTAAAGTTATCTACATCGGTACGCACGGACGCGGTATGTATCGCAGTACATCTTTGGCAAATCCTTTCTGCACGCAAGCGGCAGGATCTTGCGTATTTGATTTACCTTCTTTCAACCCAACAACCGGTATTGAAGAAGATACTCAATCTGTAGCTGCTATTCAATTATTCCCCAATCCGGTACGCGATATGGCTACACTGAAATTTACTTTGCAGGAAAACAACCGCGTGCGTGTCAATATTTACGACATCAACGGAAAATTGGTGCAACAAGTGAGCAATGCGATGACAGCAGCAGGTACACATCAGGTAGAAATTCCTGCTTCTCATTTGTCGGCGGGTAATTATTTTGTGCAACTCCAAACAGATAATTCTGCATCTACTCTTAAAATGACCGTAGTACGTTAA